In Archocentrus centrarchus isolate MPI-CPG fArcCen1 chromosome 22, fArcCen1, whole genome shotgun sequence, one DNA window encodes the following:
- the slc2a1c gene encoding solute carrier family 2, facilitated glucose transporter member 1, whose product MASQESHLTVTLVTSILGAVLGSLQIGYHTGNVNAPAKIIEEFFNHTWRARHNQSMPDHSLTLLWSLSVSIKDFGALLGSLGVKYLADSYGRRNSILIVNCLSVVGACLMFASKASESFEVLILGRLVFGLFCGLVMSLNPLYIQEVSPTNLRGAFATLNQVSLAAGILVGMVAGLEILLGTEHDWAMMLSLSLIPALTQYVILPFCPESPRYLLINQREESKAKSALLRLRGRTNEVFAELDEMKEEAAHTQSGVTIQEFFTKRTYKQPIIIVLIISLGSQLSGFNAIINYSTKMFQAKFDQAKYLTLGVGAVNLMFTLVAFFLMERAGRRRLLLTGFISIAVCNLIMTIVDSVLHLVPELRSLQVLLVFCLTSAYELGPGPISWFIAAELFDQPGRPIAMAFSSLLNWGGKFVLALLFPPLLKICGAYVYLLFMILALLAFTFTWIRLPETKGRTFDDIAEEFRGAEGIPLYNKTGFNTFT is encoded by the exons ATGGCATCCCAGGAG AGCCATTTGACAGTCACGCTCGTGACCTCCATCCTGGGAGCGGTTCTTGGCTCCCTGCAGATTGGCTACCACACCGGCAATGTCAACGCTCCAGCCAAG ATTATTGAAGAGTTTTTCAACCACACCTGGAGAGCCAGACACAACCAGTCAATGCCAGATCACAGTCTGACTCTCCTGTGGTCACTCTCTGTCAGCATAAAGGACTTTGGAGCCTTACTGGGGTCACTGGGAGTCAAATACCTGGCAGATTCTTATGGCAG GCGTAACTCCATCCTCATAGTTAACTGTCTGTCTGTGGTGGGAGCATGTTTGATGTTTGCCTCCAAAGCCAGCGAGTCATTTGAGGTCCTCATCCTGGGACGACTGGTGTTTGGTCTGTTCTGCGGCCTGGTGATGAGCCTTAACCCCCTCTATATCCAGGAAGTGTCTCCTACCAATCTCAGAGGGGCATTTGCTACACTGAACCAGGTGTCCCTCGCTGCAGGCATCCTGGTGGGAATG GTGGCTGGTCTGGAGATATTGTTGGGCACTGAGCATGACTGGGCCATGATGCTGTCCCTGTCTCTCATCCCAGCCCTCACACAGTATGTGATCCTACCTTTCTGTCCTGAGAGCCCCCGCTACCTGCTAATCAACCAGCGAGAAGAAAGCAAGGCAAAAAGTG ctctgctgaggctgagaGGCAGAACAAACGAGGTGTTTGCTGAGCTGGATGAAATGAAAGAGGAAGCTGCTCACACTCAGAGCGGTGTCACCATCCAGGAGTTCTTCACGAAGCGCACCTACAAGCAGCCGATCATTATTGTCCTGATCATCAGCCTGGGAAGCCAACTCTCTGGATTCAATGCG ATAATCAACTATTCCACCAAAATGTTTCAGGCCAAGTTTGACCAGGCCAAATATCTCACACTGGGTGTGGGGGCTGTCAATCTGATGTTTACTTTGGTAGCA TTCTTCCTGATGGAGAGGGCAGGGAGGAGGAGGTTGCTCCTGACTGGTTTCATCTCCATAGCAGTGTGCAACTTAATCATGACCATAGTCGATTCTGTCCTG CATTTGGTCCCAGAGCTCCGAAGCCTACAAGTCCTCCTGGTTTTCTGCCTGACTTCAGCCTACGAGCTGGGCCCAGGTCCGATCTCCTGGTTCATTGCTGCTGAGCTGTTTGACCAGCCTGGCAGACCCATAGCCATGGCCTTCAGTAGCCTGCTCAACTGGGGAGGGAAGTTTGTTCTGGCACTTCTCTTTCCTCCATTACTG AAAATCTGCGGTGCTTATGTCTACCTCCTTTTTATGATCCTGGCTCTGCTCGCCTTCACCTTCACCTGGATTCGCCTACCGGAAACAAAGGGTCGTACATTTGATGACATCGCGGAGGAGTTCAGAGGAGCAGAGGGCATCCCTTTGTACAATAAGACTGGATTCAACACTTTCACCTGA